A stretch of DNA from Mugil cephalus isolate CIBA_MC_2020 chromosome 12, CIBA_Mcephalus_1.1, whole genome shotgun sequence:
cCTGTGGCCAAGATGATCCAAGGTATGCTGGAGTATTATCTGATTTTATACGAGCTGAAGAGGGAGAGCAAGggataaatggataaattaaGGTTGTGAAAGCAATCTCACCGCAAGATCAGTTTAGTGGATTATTGTGAGTAATTTAAAGCTCCTGTTGGCTTCAAAGCTGCGGTTCAGAGCACATTCTTTACCTCCCGTCTGCTGATGAAGTTCATGTGATTTAACTGAAAGCTCCTAAACAGCTTCTACATGGAACTTGAAGTGCGGTTGTTTGACAACAGCTGCTTTGAAGGTCAAGAATTAACTCTAAAATGGGATAAATCAAGGGTTTTCTAAAAATATCAGAGAATCAGCTTCTGATTACCGACTGCATGTTTGCAAAATGTCAAAGTTGACTAATGCAGTTCCCGAAATGAATTcaatgttctttctttctttttatattttttgagctTTGGGGAGGTGACGTTTGCTCAGCTGTGATGGTGATTGTTCAGTTGCTATGGCAACATGACATAGAGTGTACTTTATAAGCCACACAAACCGTTTAATACCTGAAGATCTCGGCTGTTAACGTGTTAACTCTGATGACAACCATGAGATATGGTTGAAAGTTCAGGAAGAAATATAGTAGTAGACAttaggggattttttttttgcagtgtctCAACATCTTTTGGTTTATTGAAGGttcttttaacagtttttaGATATCGTCACTCTTATCCAACCACATAAGGCAGCTGATAATTTCCAGCTGTATATTTTTCCTGAAAGGCTGGTGGAACGCCAAATAAAAACTGGTGCAGTGATACAGCGGGAGGGTGAGTGTGGTTAGGTAGACATAGAATATAGTTCCTATGAAATTAATGACAACAAGGTCTGTGGAGTAACTGGCCAGAGAATCTGTTAAGTTGTGCTGAAGTCATCATGTTTCAAACTCAAGACACAAAATGTTGTATCACCCCGTTCAAGTGATACGTTTAATATGTGTTTCCTTTGAAGGTATAGGAAATGCCACTGCATGTGTAATGGGAGATAAGATCTATGTGACCGGAGGCCACTACGGATACAGAGGGAGCTGCACTTACGAAAAGATCCAGGTGTACAGACAAGACATCAACGAGTGGAGTATCATCGCTATAAGCCCTCATCCAGGTATGGAGAACATGGTATGTAGTGGAACAGGAGCATCGACATGCTGAATACTGAGCTGACGTCCTGTGTTTTCAGAGTACGGGTTGTGCTCTGTGTCTCTCAACAACAAGCTGTATTTGGTGGGTGGACAGACGACCATCGCGGACTGCTACGACCCCGAGGGAGACGAGTGGATACCGATATCGgtgatgaaggagaggaggatggagtgTGGGGCCGTGGTGATAAACGGCTGTATCTATGTGACGGGGGGATACTCCTACTCGAAAGGGACTTATCTGCAAAGCATTGAGAAATATGACCCTGAGCTGGACTCGTGGGAGATAGTGGGGACGCTTCCCAGCCCGACCAGATCAcatggttgtgtttgtgttcacgGTGTTTGATGACAAACAATTATTGTCACTTGTGCCAAATAGTCTCGGCAGTATTTATTGAAGCATGGGAATGTTTAGCTCTTCGCCAGATTGTGGATATACTCACAAAGCATTTCACTTGAAACTCAGGGGCATCTCATGAGTATTTCAGTAGATTTTTAAAATTAAGAGCGAAGATGAATGTATCTGAGcattatttaaattcacatcaTAATTACACTTTTATTGCTAGAGTTTTACCACGAGGCTGTGACCCAAATAAATTACTACACTTGAGAATGATTGCTTCTTGGATTTATTATAATGTTTTAGGTTTGGCTTGATCCTTACATTTGTGAATGATATAATAAGCAGGAGAAAATGatgacaacgacaacaacaacgtgTATTTGTTTTACTATGGAGTTGAGAGCTAAGCAGTTTAATGCATAgaaattttaatctgaattcaAGCTACGGTACAGAGGGGTCATTCAGAGATAAAGGGGGGAAATGAAATAATAGAGCAGAAAGAGTTTACATCGCTAAACTGTAGACAATTGACCTgtacaaaaatggaaaaaaagaagaatggatTTCAGTTGTGCAATTTTTCGTCCTAGAAGGAGTGCccaatttttagattttagtaATAGTAATATTTTAGTAATGGTGACAAAATGCAGTGACAAAACATCTGCCATATTTGctacaaatacattaaaaaaaagatgcaggaAAAGACACTATTAAGGTCATAATGATTGGGAAATATAAAGtattagcatttaaaaagaaaacaacttaaTTAACGTGTTGCATTTGAACAATcgcataataataaaaatactactactactactactactactaataataataataataataataataataataataataataataataataatcaattgTTAAATCGGGGTTTGGTGATTAAAAACCACCACAGCCTCCCATCGTATCACAGCGCACCCTCGTGGCTCCTGGCCTCCGTGGAGTCTCTGGTGAGACGTTCGCGCTCGGTTCTTTTTGGTCCTCGGTGGTTCCCGTAGCACGCAGTAGCACAACGTGCGTACAGAGAAGAGAAGTGAAGTGAGGAGGACTTCTGGTGTGAAAAGCTAAAAGTGACTCGACACAATGTGAGTACAACGTGGTGAAGTTGTATTTTGTGAGTTCTTTATATTAAGGGGTATTTTGTTTTCGTAACAACGTGGCGCCTAATGGAGCGGACATTTCCCTCGAACGTGCTGCTGGTATGAAGTTACGCAGAGTGTAAATGGCAACTGTAACTTCACTTAGCGAATTAATTCATGTCTAACTAATAAAGAGGATCGATAAAGTGTGCGCCGTCACTTGACTCTGTGGGCTGGGGTCGATGGTTCCTTATATATCTATGGCTGGGTCCTGGTTTGCACACACAGCGtggccggtgtgtgtgtgcacgtaaGCTAGGCTAGCAGTTAGCCACCAAGCTAGTTGCAACTTCCAGGCAGTGGTtggctgcagcagaatgacatctgggaaaagaaaactgaaccaAGACAGTGATCTAACACTCTTTATTAATTGATAAGTCTTTTCTCGCTGCATTAAGTCAGTCTAGATATTAATTCagttgctttgttgttgtttggacgtatttcctgtttttgttcaccTCCATGTGGTAATTCAACGGTATGATGATGACGGAGGCTGTAgattgtggtgctgttaaactgtatttaattaaatactaACAGGGTTTCCGTGGAGTCTTAACAGGTCTAAAATTTGATAATTCCAATTTAAGGCAtttaaatatgagcatattttgcattgcaggtcttaaattacatttattaagtcttaaatccttacctaattttcatattttgaaagtaattctgtgTCTCTGGTGTGTAGTATTTGTCCAAGAGAAATATTTATAAGATGACGAGtggaatattttctttttgcctcaCAGAACCATCatggcagaaaaacaagaagagatgTCTTCACTGGAGATGAAAGTGGCCCGACAAGTAGAGgtaattttgatttaaaatatcCATTCATGCCTTGTAAAGTTCATATAAACTGAGCTCTAATGATGCATTTTATTCCATCACAGTACTACTTCGGGGATCACAATCTTCCGAGAGACAAGTTTCTCAAAGAACAGCTGCAGCTCGACGACGGCTGGGTGACTTTGGAGACGATGCTGAAATTCAACAGGTTTGTTATGAGTTCTCTTTGTGGCACTCCCTGTTTATCTGTTGTATATGAATAATTCACCAGTCATTCACCGATACATGCCCTTTGTATGCTCAACATACCAGTTGAGTttggaaattaaatattaaatttaatattaaatataaacactgcTGTTATTGCATTTTGGGGTGGCTGGATCATTTCTTCAGAAAGCATCAATATAGTGTTTGAGATTACTGAGGGTTTATCGGGTTCTTTATTATTGTGGAATGCACGTGTTCTTCTCAAgggaaaaatatttgttttaaatcatgGATCACGTCTCATCACCAACAAAACATGATTGTTTCAGATAGTTAGGACTGAGGCAGATGGGGGATTTTTCTATATTTGCttttgggaagaaaaaaagaggaggaggttgtgTGAATGagcaagaagagagagaggcagtGATGACAAATCAGATTTGTCTGCCAGCTGTATAATTCATGACAGGCAGACCTCATGCTGGCCCTGAAGTGCCCCAGTCACCAGCCAGATCACAATTTGCCACATGAACACATGTGAAAACTTGCAAGCGTTATAGTCAAGTacagttttgatttatttcagagGAATCTGTGTAACTTAAAATTCCAGCTGGTactggtttgtatttatttctgacaGAAGTCTAGTGTGTGAGTCAGCATGTTTTCTAGTCGAGCCAAATTACTTGAAAGAGCAGTGTAGGCGCAAACCAGTTGACCGTGTAattccattttccttttttaaattaaaagcaaatttGAATCAGATCCATTCGCCAGTGTTCACATAACATCTGTGCTGGTGAGATTAGATGATGTGCAGGGTGTCCCACTTTACACTGCACCACTAGAATGGGACGGGAGATTTGTGCTTGTGcagataatttatttttcagatcatttgttgaaatattttCCTTCGTTTACACAGATTGAAGTCCTTAACTGCAGAGAGCAGCGTCATCGTTGCCGCTCTCCAGAAATCAAAGACTGGCCTCTTGGAAATCAGTGAAGACAAGACTAAGATAAGGAGGTCTCCAAACAAGCCCTTACCCGAACTGAACGATGAATACAAAGACATACTCAAACACAAATCTGTGTACATGGTAGGTTCATAAATTCCATGCATAGTAATGTTTAATTGCTTTTTGATTACCATGTGTTATGTAAACCTGGTTAGCAATTTATTTTGTAAACCTTTACATATCATAAATGACTCGTGTcacatctttatatatatatttagatttcaTTCTTTAAATTAGGTATATTGTGActgttttccttcattttatttctatcttttctcATATAGAAAGGTTTCCCTCTCGAAACAACCCTCGATGAGATCCAGGAGTGGCTGACTGGAAAAGGCGAAATAGAAAACATTCAGATGAGGAGAAACCTGCAGAGGCAGTTCAAGGTAGATAAAAATGATCCTGAAGCAGCcgtaaattcatattttttttcccctgtaaaTTGTGGAAGATTTTTTGTTCATCGTTTAACGTCTTTCTTTACAGGGATCCGTGTTTATCTGTTTCGACACAGAAGAATCAGCGAAGCAGTTCCTGGCGCGTGAAGACATAAAATCGTTCAAAGACAATGAGATGCTTGTGTTATCCAGGTAAAATGATCTGCTTCTAGATAGAGACATACCaccaaccatttttttttaatgatgaattAGCCTTTAAAACTGTACAAACATATCGTTGATCTTCTAATCTCTCCGCCATTGATGCCTAATCAAGCAAGTTacacaaaaaatgtgttgacCTATGCAGCCTCTCCGGGTTACTATCGACTTTTAATGAGAAACTAGAAGAAGGTCAATGTGCAGGAGTTGCTTTTTGCAACTACTAGTAGTTGAAAATAGATCAGTTATACTGTAGCATCAAAGTTATACTAAAATTAACCATATGCGCACATGGTTTAGAAGTATTTTAGtttaagtatgtttttttttaaaggaaattaaacCAGCGATTTGACTTTTAAGGTTGAAATGACTGTGGTTTTAACACCTCTTTACGTTTTGAACTttcatgtactttttttttctcagggaaGACTACCAtgcaaaaaaagcagaagagagaaaacagtttAAAGCAGAGACAAAAGCAAAAGCCAAACAGTGAGTATTCAATATAGAGTGATGAATATCATTAAAGTAGATCGTACATTTTCTCACAAATAACTgactctcctcatcctcctgccAAAAATTGTGATTTAGTGACAAGGAACGACAGCAGAAAAATGCAGAAGACAAAGAAATGGTAAGATCCCTGAAGGCTTTAAAAGCTCTAAGTCCGTTGCTGTGATGGACTCCTTAAATCCGGGGTTGGGCCTTGTTAACGATGATTTGTCATCTATATTTCAGGGTCTGCTTTTGGACGAACAGACAGGTTGCCTATTGAAGTTTTCAGGAGAGCTTGAAGATGTTTCAAGAGAGGACTTTCATGAATTGTTCTCCGGGCATGGAAAGATAAAATGGGTTGACTTCACAAGAGGGGCCAAAGAGGTAGGCTACCTACCTATAGatgaaaactcaaacacacagatgaagCAGCATCGTTTGGTTAAAATGATGCTGTTTATCTTCCTCCAACAAGGGCACCCTTCTTTTTGACGGGAACGCAAAGGAAGCGTTTGAAAAGGCCAAAGAGGCCAACGGGGGAGAACTGAAGATCAAGGACAACACGGTTACATGGCAGGTGCTCGAAGGagacgaggagaaggaggagctgaagaacaTCATTGAAGCTCAGCAAGAGTCATACAGTCGGTCCAGAGGCAGAGGTAAattctgttttcatgtttggttTAACACTATTGAATAAGCGGAAATGTAAGGCAACTTCTTTGACATCGATAAACATAAAAGATCTGTTGAATGTGTaacatgtgaaaacaaatcTGTAAAGTGTGGTTTATGAGGGCCGTTTCCCGACTAGAGGTTTTTGAGATTTGTCGtttattactttaatattttataccTCGTTTCCACATCTTGCATggcacttttcttttattctgctcTTCTGTCaccatactttttaaatccaaaatgctgcCATCTTGTTGTGTGGTTTCATGAGACTCGTCACGTGAAACTTAACCTTGTGGATGCAGGAAATGGcgcatttataaaaaaaaaaggaaataaatgatatatatttttttttactcattcatATGCAGGCACATGTGTATGATTTGTTTCTCCTGTCTGTTTTAaaaggtggaagaggaagatcaggcggcagaggaagaggaggccgaAGGGGAAGAGGTGGCAGAGATCAAGGCAGAACTCAGTACCAAGGAAAAAAGACGAAATTCGATagtgatgatgaggatgatggtAAGTTCAGCATCATTCAGAGATTTAAATTGTGGTTTGAAAGCAAGTCCGTTCATCATCTCTAACCATTTCTTGTCCTGTTTGTGCTTTTCCTCCAGCACCTGCCGCTAAAGTTGCTAAAACTGAAAACGGATCTTAGTCACCATGTCACACCTGAATTTTTCTTTAACGGAAACATTTATTACAAACAGTGAAAATACAGAGGCAAGGTAAATCCATTCCAGTGAGAGCTTCAGGCTTTGGAGAACCGTAGGAAGTCCACCTGGATGTCAACCTATGAAAAATATTTGCAAAGCTTGGAGTAAATCCCTAAATGTTGTGCCTCCTTTAATTTGTGTTCCTATATTTCTCTTCTGAagatgttttgattttattcagGATAAAGCAGCGTTTTGACAGTAATCTGGTagaatattttagtttttctcatgTGACATCTAGAGTCTGTGTGCCATTGTTTTGAAATCCCTTGCTTTGctcattttttaagttttcatatGTGAAtagcaaataaaacatttattaaaaacaatctagatttgttttcatgcatttgATGTGGAAAATCCATTATCTGACAGAGTATGAGCTTACCGATTTCTTTTTGTGGAACTTATAAGATGCTGGCAGGTCATATCGCAGCTCTGTAAAGAAAGCTTAGTCAGTGTCTGATATTAACTGTATACAAgatgtattgtatttttttttttttttttttttttacctgctatGACCTCCATCTTTACTCCCCAGTCACCAgctttcttttgtatgtgctgTAATTAAATGGGAATTACACATCATCAAACATCACAGTCTTTGTACATGAGTTAAGAATAGAAAATGATCGATGTGATGTAACCAGTCGGCATTCAGAGGCCTGGAGGACTCGCTGCCGCTGCCAGTTTCCTTGTTTAGACTTGTACTGTGACTGACTCTGAACTCACCTCTCGTGTTGATGTTTTATGTAGTGAGTAAACAGCTGTCTTTGCCATCGTTAAAGCCGCTCGGAGAAACTTCATGTCCATGCCTTGAGGATTTAACGGATGTATTAAATGGAAAATAGGGTCATATTTACACTAAAAAGAATAGAATGTATTTTCATAAATAGATGTACAGCACTCTATACTTCTGGAGGGATCATATTGGAGTAAAGAACATTTCAAAACTATCATGTTAGTTATTACGACAACTTAAGTTATGAATTTGGGAGAGCATGAATTAAATATGGTCAccatctccaaaaaaaaaaaaaaaaagaaatttaaaagtcAGGTTACATCATTTTCCAGCATAAAAGAATGACTTCAAAACATACAGCCttgacaattattttttatctaatgCTCATGCGAGGTTTTAGTCTGGGTTATATCACACCTTGATgtgtaaaagtttgtttttcacactACATTTCGATACACATTGTTTAGCTGATCAAGGTTCCCAGTGATCCAGGTCACAGTAGATCACCACTCATCCATTAGAAACTtgccttatttttttctgttgacaaGCAGTCAATACCTTTGCCCTTTTAAACAGATTTTGCACATGTTGCTGTAAAGTACAAGTCTATTGGGGTATATTTTCTTTACAATTCTTTGAGCTAGACACATAACTGAAAGGGCCTCCTGAAGTATAAAACTGATATACACTCATCAACATGAATCTATTTCTCACAAGTCTCCCCCTTTCTTTTCAACCGTGCACTCACCTTGGTTGTGTTTTGTCCCAAAGGGCGGATTCATTATTACAGTGTCAAACTTGTTGGCATAAGCCTCTGCCTCCTGGCAACACAGGTCACACTGCACCAGATCTATGTTAGGAATCTCAAATTCCTCTACATTTCTCTTGAATATGTCCAGTGCGTCCTCGTCAATGTCGAAGCCGACGCACAAACTGCAGGAgatagagggagaggaggcaaGCATGAAGCTGCCTGACAGCGAGACGTGTTCACTTGTAAACATGACAACAGAAGAATTACAATCTCTCACCCTGCGTCTAGCATCGCAGCCCCGATGCTGAGGACTCCGCAACCACATCCTAGATCTGCGACTAGTTTACCCTCAATGTCATCAAAGGTATTCTGGATTGTGTAAAGCATGCATGCTgtagagagaaaaaacacaaagttaatACGAGCAATCAATAAACGCTAATCTAATAGCACGATATTGTCTCACCAGCGATGTGAGGACTGGTTGGGTACTGCTCCAGGAGGATCTTAGGCTCTTCAAATGTGTCCACTTGCTGCAAGCAGCTCTCCAATTCTTTTAGTTTCATTGCAAACAAATGTTGTGTCTCAAATCTTTGTGCCCCCTGTATGTCAGCTCCGTGGAGTTATTTCAAGTCTTAAGTTCATATCACAGGGAAACTAGATCTTGAGCTATAATTTTGAGCATGGCTTGGGATGACTTCCGCAAAGTTTTGTGTGCACCAACCAAAACAGTCCGACCACGAACAAGTACGCGGGACATGGGTTCCTCGtggattatttttaattgaattgtaattattattttaatttaaataacgatttatttattttttattattttataaggATTAATTCCAAAAAAGGCACCTTATAATATCTTAGTTTTTACGGTAAACGGATGccaataataatatgaataacaACAACCAACTAATAATATACGACTACTACTacgagtaataataataaccaagGTAATAATGTTACTAATTATACGAATacagaataataatgaaatggtacaagattaaaaagttaagaaaaattaagaaagcatttaaagtttttaacaaaacaaaaaaataaaaataaaactataaaataattaaGAGTAACTTTAATTGATATTTAATCTACGGAAATTGCTTCTCTTTACAAGTCAAGGTCTGATGAAGGCGGGACAGTCCCAGAAATCAGTTGCCtagaaacaatgaaacaaaacagatgacTGTGCAATAACCCCGACCAAAGACGCTTCCGACTCGACTGATACAATAGCCATACTAGTCTGAATCAAATGCGACATggaaaaacacttaaaacttaGTTATTTGCGGCTATAACTCGGATTTTGTAAATAACGCTAAGAAGTTAACCAGCCAACGGCGACGTAGCGTATCGCGAGAAAGTCCGAGaacatggaaacaagacaacaaaaataaatttgtgGACAACAAGCCAGAGAGCATGATGGCGGCGTCGCTGCTGCGCCGGGACAAGAAAGCTACTGCCGCCCACTTGAAGGCAGACTTAAACAGGACTGACAATAGCTCCGGAGTCCGACAACTTCAGGAGCTCCTCGACGCTGTGCTAAATCCCGAAAAACCAGCGGCGGACACCGAAGCTATTGACTGGTGTAAATGTCTGATTGCAGGAGGCGAAGGTTTCGAGGAGTTCTGCAAGACGGTCCGGTCCTATGACAACGCGACTCTGTGCGGCTTGGTTTGGACGGCCAATTTTGTAGCGTATCGATGCCGGACCTGTGGCATCTCTCCGTGCATGTCACTGTGCGCCGAGTGTTTTAATAACGGAGACCATACGGGCCATGATTTCAACATGTTCAGGAGCCAGGCTGGCGGGGCCTGTGACTGTGGAGACAGTAATGTCATGCGAGAGAGTGGGTAAGTCTAAGCTAGCTGATAGCTAAGCTGGCTAACGCCTAGCCTGTATCCTTTTTGACAGGTCTCGCTGGGGACTGAGCTAATTTGGCGAATACAATTTCTGGATCTTCGCAAGTCCGTGTCCTGTTATTTGTAATGTCGTCTCGGGTCAGGTGTACTTACAGATTGTTGCCATAGGCACCAATTTTGAATATTGCGATGCTTGTGGCAGTTATTAATAGGAATCCACCTTTGCTCAGGGTTGTCAAGGCTTGCGAACCGTAACAATAATTGTCATGGTAGCATCTGTACCTGCAGGCTTTTGTGCATCTTTCTACAACCCATTAAATACTTTTAGACACTACTATTGGGCTAATTCCATTGGCTTGTGGTTTAACAGTGACTGGCCCAACGCCATACCTCTATTCTTGACTGTCATAAACCTTAATGCCCAGTCAAAGCTTAGATAAGATAgtccattaaaatatatttaaaaccttAACAAATAATTGGGCTGCAAGGCAATGCTAGGTCATGGCAGAGGGCTGTTGTCGTATTAAAGCTTTGGTGCATATATTTATTGTGAACTGATTCATCACAGTAATATGCAGGCATGACCCACATGTGCAAGAGATgtattaatttgtgtgtttgtatgtatcaCATTATATGCATGggtaaataattaaacaactcccagatttttttaaaccctGACATTACTAATACGACATCTGCAGTATTTAATTCCGGATCTCGATGTTATTGCAAGTAATTGAAcaaggataaaaaataaataaacgcacAGAGCCTCTATTTAAAGTGCATCCATTTCCTGGTGTCAATTAATTCCTGAAAGAATAAGAGTGAAGTGAGCTTCGACATTTGAGCGCTTAATAAaaatttgttcttcttttccgGCAGGTTTTGCAGACGGCATCGGTTGAGAACTGGGGAAAATATCCCTTCAATACCTCGAGACCTTCTCTTGATGTCTGAGATGGTTCTTCCCCGCTCGATCCTGTGTATCATACAGTATCTCAGAGATGGATATGTCGAACCAGGTGAAAACAGTAATGTTCTACATATACAGATTTGAGACAAGATACTTTTACCGTCTGACCAGCTAAACTTAccacctataaaaaaaaaaaaactaaccctAAACTATAATTATGAaactatatatgtgtgtatatacatacatatacactaCAGCTATTTACATCCAAAGATAAGTCCACAAAGTGCTGGGTTTCATGGCTTGTATCTCTTATCTTGCTTTACCAGACACTTCAACTGAGAGAGATCTACAGAAAGTCCTGCAACAGCTGGAGCCTCAGATCTCATTTTTGGAGGAGCTTACAAAGATGGGAGGAGCAATGAGGACTGTACTGACAAAGATCTTGACCAATCAGCAAACATTCAAGGAGTTGAGCATGGGTAAATATT
This window harbors:
- the ssb gene encoding lupus La protein gives rise to the protein MAEKQEEMSSLEMKVARQVEYYFGDHNLPRDKFLKEQLQLDDGWVTLETMLKFNRLKSLTAESSVIVAALQKSKTGLLEISEDKTKIRRSPNKPLPELNDEYKDILKHKSVYMKGFPLETTLDEIQEWLTGKGEIENIQMRRNLQRQFKGSVFICFDTEESAKQFLAREDIKSFKDNEMLVLSREDYHAKKAEERKQFKAETKAKAKHDKERQQKNAEDKEMGLLLDEQTGCLLKFSGELEDVSREDFHELFSGHGKIKWVDFTRGAKEGTLLFDGNAKEAFEKAKEANGGELKIKDNTVTWQVLEGDEEKEELKNIIEAQQESYSRSRGRGGRGRSGGRGRGGRRGRGGRDQGRTQYQGKKTKFDSDDEDDAPAAKVAKTENGS
- the mettl5 gene encoding rRNA N6-adenosine-methyltransferase METTL5 codes for the protein MKLKELESCLQQVDTFEEPKILLEQYPTSPHIAACMLYTIQNTFDDIEGKLVADLGCGCGVLSIGAAMLDAGLCVGFDIDEDALDIFKRNVEEFEIPNIDLVQCDLCCQEAEAYANKFDTVIMNPPFGTKHNQGMDMKFLRAALTMAKTAVYSLHKTSTREHIQKKAGDWGVKMEVIAELRYDLPASYKFHKKKSVDIQVDFLRFSKA